A genomic window from Anthonomus grandis grandis chromosome 4, icAntGran1.3, whole genome shotgun sequence includes:
- the LOC126735337 gene encoding 60S ribosomal protein L18: protein MGIDINHKYDRKVRRTAPKSQDVYLRLLVKLYRYLARRTGAKFNKIILRRLFMSRINRPPISLARLVRHMKKPGREGLTAVIVGTVTDDSRVFEVPKLNICALRVTEKARARILKAGGQVITFDQLALKSPTGSKTVLLQGRRNAREANKHFGLAPGVPHSHAKPLVRSKGRKFERARGRRRSCGYKK from the exons ATG ggtATCGACATAAATCACAAATACGACCGTAAGGTTAGGCGCACTGCCCCCAAAAGTCAAGATGTATATTTACGTCTTTTAGTAAAG CTGTACCGTTATTTGGCCCGTCGTACAGGTGCCAAATTCAACAAAATCATCCTGAGAAGATTGTTTATGAGCAGGATAAACAGACCCCCAATTTCCCTAGCCAGGCTTGTGAGGCACATGAAGAAGCCCGGCCGTGAGGGCCTCACTGCTGTCATCGTTGGCACCGTAACCGACGATTCCAGGGTATTCGAAGTACCAAAGTTGAATATCTGTGCTTTGAGAGTTACTGAGAAGGCTCGTGCAAGGATCTTGAAAGCTG GCGGTCAAGTGATCACTTTTGACCAACTGGCCCTCAAATCGCCAACCGGTTCGAAAACCGTGTTGCTCCAGGGACGTCGTAACGCCAGAGAGGCCAACAAACACTTTGGTTTGGCTCCCGGTGTGCCCCACAGCCACGCCAAGCCGTTGGTCAGGTCTAAGGGTCGCAAGTTCGAGAGGGCCCGCGGTCGTAGGCGCTCTTGCGGCTACAAGAAGTAG
- the LOC126735568 gene encoding mitochondrial import receptor subunit TOM20 homolog: protein MVSPKAVLGLCAGVSATLFIGYCIYFDKKRHTDPDFKKKLRERRRAQRANNSSGKRTKTVFPDMKDHEAVQRFFLQEIQLGEELLAAGDLENGVDHLGNAVAVCGQPNDLLQVLQQTLQPEVFHLLVKRLPAVAPRIMKAQSSSLQEDDVE, encoded by the exons ATGGTGTCCCCCAAGGCGGTGTTGGGACTCTGTGCGGGAGTTTCCGCGACCCTCTTCATCGGATACTGCATCTACTTCGACAAAAAACGCCACACAGACCCagattttaagaagaaattaCGTGAAC GACGCAGAGCACAAAGGGCTAATAATTCATCGGGAAAGCGCACAAAAACAGTTTTCCCCGATATGAAAGATCACGAGGCAGTACAAAGGTTCTTCCTTCAAGAGATCCAACTTGGAGAAGAACTTTTGGCCGCCGGAGATTTGGAAAATGGAGTGGACCATTTGGGCAATGCCGTTGCCGTTTGCGGTCAACCCAATGATCTTTTACAG GTGCTACAGCAAACCTTACAACCAGAAGTGTTCCATCTATTGGTCAAGAGGCTGCCCGCAGTGGCTCCTCGCATTATGAAAGCACAAAGTTCATCTCTCCAAGAGGACGATGTCGAGTGA